From Xiphophorus hellerii strain 12219 chromosome 20, Xiphophorus_hellerii-4.1, whole genome shotgun sequence, the proteins below share one genomic window:
- the gpr84 gene encoding G-protein coupled receptor 84 yields the protein MNYTNQIEDSNFSCYSSSVVEYRYFAVLWGCCVTITGTVGNLMTVLAFALDSRLQTRFNVLIVNLAVADLLYCTILQPISVDSYLHLRWRTGQVWCQFFGLLLFLSNSVSIITLCLVAVSRYLLVAKRAVFDRVFSNLGLTLLVVSAWGLGLASFGPLWSVYVFVPQVCTCSFHRTKGRPYTTILLFFYFFIGLGCVGLFYMLIYKKVRLASKALLRYRLSKRSSKKKPAPSAQGTDDSGVESGAGKTCSSEMSSQAEPDQNTQHYEKAILPPQSSALPLKSSDDKLVTQSTAPTSQSATPEDNEFKRVTRMCFAVFLCFVCCFVPFMLLNIADKENRAPQMLHMFCANLTWLNSCINPILYALMNRQFRQAYGELLSRAAAPFTRLCSWCQTHKV from the coding sequence ATGAATTACACAAACCAAATAGAGGACAGTAACTTCTCCTGCTACAGCTCCTCGGTGGTGGAGTACCGGTACTTTGCCGTGCTGTGGGGATGTTGTGTAACCATCACTGGAACTGTGGGGAACCTGATGACCGTCCTGGCCTTCGCCCTGGACTCCCGTCTCCAGACTCGCTTCAACGTCCTCATCGTTAACCTGGCGGTGGCTGACCTTCTCTACTGCACCATCCTGCAGCCCATCTCTGTAGACTCCTACCTGCACCTCAGATGGCGTACTGGTCAGGTCTGGTGCCAGTTCTTTgggctgctcctcttcctctccaacTCCGTCTCCATCATTACCCTCTGCCTGGTGGCGGTGAGCCGATACCTCCTGGTTGCAAAAAGAGCTGTTTTCGACCGGGTGTTTTCCAACCTTGGACTTACTTTACTCGTGGTCTCAGCTTGGGGTCTGGGTCTGGCCAGCTTCGGCCCACTCTGGTCTGTTTACGTGTTTGTGCCTCAGGTGTGCACCTGCAGCTTCCATCGCACCAAAGGCCGCCCGTACACCACCATCCTGCTTTTCTTCTATTTCTTCATCGGTCTAGGATGTGTTGGACTCTTCTACATGCTCATCTACAAAAAAGTCAGGCTTGCATCAAAAGCCCTGCTCCGCTACAGGCTGAGTAAACGCTCTTCTAAGAAGAAACCTGCTCCTTCAGCTCAGGGGACGGACGATAGCGGAGTGGAAAGTGGTGCGGGGAAGACATGTAGCTCAGAGATGAGCAGCCAAGCAGAACCGGACCAAAACACACAACATTACGAAAAGGCTATTCTCCCACCTCAGAGCTCAGCTCTACCCTTAAAGTCATCAGACGACAAGCTAGTGACCCAAAGCACTGCTCCCACTTCGCAGTCTGCTACTCCAGAGGATAACGAATTCAAGCGTGTGACCCGCAtgtgttttgctgtgtttctctGCTTTGTGTGCTGCTTTGTCCCATTTATGCTACTAAACATAGCCGACAAAGAAAACCGCGCCCCACAGATGTTGCACATGTTCTGTGCCAACCTCACCTGGCTCAACAGCTGCATTAACCCTATTCTGTATGCGCTCATGAACAGACAGTTTCGGCAGGCCTATGGCGAGCTGCTCAGCCGAGCTGCTGCTCCTTTCACCCGCCTCTGCAGCTGGTGTCAGACCCACAAAGTTTGA